A portion of the Vreelandella subglaciescola genome contains these proteins:
- the hydA gene encoding dihydropyrimidinase, producing MQRFDTLVKNGLITTAVDTYYADIGIKAGRIVALGHELGEAAEVIDAEGLWVLPGGIDAHCHLDQPLGDGAVMADGFFSGTRSAACGGTTTVMPFAAQQKGQSLRAAVDDYHRRSEGQAFIDYAFHMIVTDPTETVLKEELPALIKEGYSSFKIYMTYDDLKLNDREILNVLALARREGAMVMVHAENADCIAYLTELLTESGNTGPYYHGVAHSSIGEREASHRAISLAELVDVPVLIVHVSGTQTIEQIRWAQSRGLRVYGETCPQYLMLTAKDLDRDGFDGAKYVCSPPPRDPAAQEAVWQGLESGVFQVFSSDHAPFRFEDVKGKKLHGEHAHFEHIPNGIPGLETRLPILFSEGVVKERIDVTRFVALTATNPAKIYGLYPRKGTIAIGSDADLTLWDATAKSTIRNADLHHAVDYTPYEGLELTGRPMLTLCRGRVVSRAGEPENEAGYGEFLKCDTPQPARPRGNAKGF from the coding sequence ATGCAACGCTTCGACACTTTGGTTAAAAACGGCCTGATTACGACCGCGGTGGACACGTATTACGCCGATATCGGCATCAAGGCGGGGCGCATCGTAGCGCTCGGTCATGAGCTGGGCGAGGCCGCTGAGGTCATCGATGCCGAAGGCTTATGGGTATTGCCCGGTGGCATCGATGCGCATTGTCATCTGGATCAGCCGCTGGGCGATGGTGCGGTGATGGCCGACGGCTTTTTCAGCGGCACGCGTTCGGCGGCCTGCGGTGGCACCACCACGGTGATGCCCTTTGCCGCCCAGCAGAAGGGCCAGAGCCTGCGCGCCGCGGTAGACGATTATCATCGGCGTAGCGAGGGTCAGGCCTTCATCGACTACGCCTTTCACATGATCGTTACCGATCCCACCGAAACGGTATTGAAGGAGGAGCTGCCGGCGCTGATCAAGGAGGGCTACAGCTCCTTCAAGATCTACATGACCTACGATGATCTCAAGCTCAACGACCGTGAGATTCTCAATGTGCTGGCGCTGGCGCGGCGAGAGGGTGCCATGGTCATGGTGCATGCCGAGAACGCTGACTGCATCGCCTATCTGACCGAGCTGCTGACCGAGAGCGGCAACACGGGGCCTTACTATCACGGTGTGGCGCATTCGAGCATCGGCGAGCGCGAAGCGTCTCACCGGGCGATTTCGCTGGCGGAGCTGGTCGACGTGCCTGTGCTGATCGTGCATGTCTCCGGCACCCAGACCATCGAGCAGATTCGCTGGGCACAGAGCCGCGGTCTGCGCGTCTATGGCGAGACCTGCCCGCAGTATTTGATGCTCACGGCCAAGGACCTGGATCGCGACGGGTTCGACGGTGCCAAGTACGTGTGTAGCCCGCCGCCCCGTGATCCGGCGGCCCAGGAAGCGGTCTGGCAAGGGCTGGAATCCGGCGTCTTTCAGGTGTTCTCCTCGGACCATGCGCCGTTTCGCTTCGAGGACGTCAAGGGTAAAAAGCTGCACGGCGAACACGCCCACTTCGAACACATCCCCAACGGCATTCCTGGCCTAGAAACGCGGCTGCCGATCCTGTTTTCCGAAGGCGTGGTCAAGGAGCGCATCGACGTGACCCGCTTCGTGGCGCTGACCGCGACCAACCCCGCCAAAATCTACGGGCTCTACCCACGCAAGGGCACCATTGCCATCGGCAGCGATGCCGATTTGACGCTGTGGGACGCGACGGCGAAAAGCACCATACGCAACGCCGACCTGCATCATGCCGTGGACTATACGCCGTACGAGGGGCTTGAGCTGACCGGCCGCCCCATGTTGACGCTATGCCGCGGCCGGGTCGTGTCCCGCG
- a CDS encoding GntR family transcriptional regulator — MRTANHASSVSVAAETAPSQRRIQSTSLAQEAYRILQRMIVHGELAPGARIVEPALCEQLAISRTPLREAIRMLSSDGLVAIRHNRNAVVTLIDSRELEYLFEAEAGIEGLAAGLAANRMTNTDLKQLEALQERLEKLHTKGDRAGYFEVNQRIHTLLVAGAKNPVLEETHQRLLGRLERARYLALNSIGRWQESTDEHRAILEALKARDGERAQRLLADHVRHTGEAITQNSH; from the coding sequence ATGCGCACAGCCAACCACGCCTCCTCGGTGTCTGTCGCCGCTGAAACGGCACCTTCTCAGCGGCGTATTCAATCCACGTCTCTGGCTCAGGAGGCCTATCGGATACTGCAGCGAATGATTGTTCACGGTGAGTTGGCGCCGGGAGCACGCATTGTTGAACCGGCGCTGTGCGAACAGCTGGCTATCTCCCGCACCCCGCTGCGCGAAGCAATCCGCATGCTGTCCAGCGACGGGCTGGTTGCTATACGGCACAACCGCAACGCCGTGGTGACGCTCATCGACTCCCGGGAGCTTGAATACCTGTTCGAGGCTGAAGCCGGCATCGAGGGTCTTGCTGCGGGGCTAGCCGCAAACCGTATGACCAACACTGACCTCAAGCAGTTAGAAGCACTGCAAGAGCGCTTGGAAAAACTGCATACGAAGGGTGACCGCGCCGGCTATTTCGAAGTCAATCAGCGCATTCATACCCTGCTAGTGGCCGGGGCCAAAAACCCAGTACTTGAGGAAACGCATCAGCGCCTGCTGGGGCGCCTGGAGCGGGCACGTTACCTGGCGCTGAACAGCATCGGCCGCTGGCAAGAATCGACCGATGAGCACCGGGCCATTCTGGAAGCGCTCAAGGCACGCGATGGCGAACGCGCGCAGCGCCTGCTAGCCGACCACGTCCGGCATACCGGCGAGGCCATTACCCAGAACAGCCATTAA
- a CDS encoding TRAP transporter substrate-binding protein — protein MTTTTRITRHCCTLLMALGLGTPMLASADTLRFGGNFPNDHSSSKAMEIFQEELANRTDGDLTAQLFPAMQLGGAGENIDQVSSGAVMGTWVGIAYLSRIVAEFEALSLPFAFDNREDAFRVIDGKVGDMLNQKLAEKGFTALGYMELGFRNVTNNEHPIKEPEDFKGLKIRLQPNQTHLDTFRALGANPVSMGIKEVYSGLQQGVIDGQENPYSVIATRRLDEVQKYLSDSRHFYDYIVIIANLNKFESLSDEEQQAVRDSMDVAVEWQRSKAAEEDKAARQTLIDRGMEFTSLSDETREALRKETQGVVDELKNSLGADIVETVQAELDK, from the coding sequence ATGACAACAACAACACGCATAACCCGCCACTGCTGCACCTTGCTTATGGCCCTGGGCCTCGGCACGCCGATGCTCGCCAGCGCGGATACCCTGCGCTTTGGCGGCAACTTCCCGAACGATCACTCCAGCAGCAAAGCCATGGAAATCTTCCAGGAGGAACTGGCTAACCGCACCGACGGCGACCTTACTGCTCAACTTTTCCCCGCCATGCAGCTAGGCGGCGCGGGTGAAAACATCGACCAGGTGAGCTCCGGCGCGGTCATGGGCACTTGGGTAGGTATCGCCTATCTATCGCGCATCGTGGCGGAGTTTGAAGCACTAAGCCTGCCCTTCGCGTTTGATAACCGTGAAGATGCCTTCCGCGTGATAGACGGCAAAGTGGGCGATATGCTCAACCAAAAACTGGCTGAAAAAGGGTTTACGGCCCTTGGCTATATGGAGCTGGGGTTCCGTAACGTCACCAATAATGAGCACCCCATCAAAGAGCCGGAAGACTTCAAAGGGCTCAAGATTCGTCTGCAACCCAACCAGACCCACCTCGATACGTTCCGGGCTCTGGGTGCCAATCCCGTCTCCATGGGGATCAAGGAGGTTTACAGCGGGCTTCAGCAGGGCGTGATCGATGGCCAGGAAAATCCCTACAGCGTGATCGCCACCCGGCGTCTTGATGAAGTACAGAAGTACCTGTCCGATAGCCGCCACTTCTACGACTACATCGTCATTATTGCTAACCTGAATAAGTTCGAGAGTCTTAGCGACGAAGAGCAGCAAGCCGTCCGGGACTCGATGGATGTTGCCGTTGAATGGCAGCGCAGCAAAGCCGCCGAGGAAGATAAGGCCGCCCGCCAGACGCTTATCGACCGCGGTATGGAATTCACCTCGCTCTCTGACGAAACCCGCGAGGCCCTGCGCAAAGAGACTCAAGGGGTCGTCGATGAACTGAAGAACAGTCTCGGCGCGGACATCGTGGAAACCGTTCAGGCGGAGCTGGATAAATGA
- a CDS encoding TRAP transporter small permease, translating to MKSRAPWLEAHASSPTQKRFLVAMLAIDRTSYYAIILAMGSMTLLVSAQVFARYVLSTSIDSADELSRLFFVWAIFLAIPHGIKVGIHVGIDAIAGLLPAAVQRQLTRVMALASALVMVTLVWLSLGAVADKWQQLMPTVPVTAAMFYIAVLISAGHSLLHLIAQIWQVEPLPSAPAAIKEGETS from the coding sequence ATGAAGTCCAGAGCCCCATGGCTGGAAGCGCATGCTTCCAGCCCCACGCAAAAACGTTTTCTTGTGGCGATGCTGGCGATAGACCGCACGTCCTATTACGCCATCATTCTGGCCATGGGATCGATGACGCTACTGGTATCTGCCCAGGTTTTTGCCCGCTATGTACTCTCGACATCGATTGATTCGGCCGATGAGCTGTCGCGGCTGTTCTTCGTTTGGGCGATATTTCTGGCCATACCCCACGGGATAAAAGTGGGTATTCATGTGGGCATTGATGCGATAGCGGGTTTGCTGCCCGCGGCGGTGCAGCGGCAATTGACTCGCGTGATGGCTCTGGCCAGCGCGTTGGTGATGGTGACCCTGGTGTGGTTGTCGCTGGGCGCGGTGGCGGACAAATGGCAGCAGCTGATGCCCACCGTTCCCGTGACCGCCGCCATGTTTTATATCGCAGTGCTGATCAGCGCCGGCCATAGCCTGCTGCATTTGATTGCGCAAATCTGGCAGGTGGAGCCGCTGCCCAGCGCGCCTGCGGCGATCAAGGAAGGAGAAACCTCATGA
- a CDS encoding aspartate/glutamate racemase family protein, with protein sequence MKLLVINPNTSQDVTRLIEAEASRSIRPNTELTMATAPFGVAYIETRAESLIGGYAAMQIAAEHYQQYDAIVVAAFGDPGLTALREIMPIPVVGMTEAAVLSACQQGGRFSVIAISQRIQAWYRECIASYGLEGRLASIRALDEPLQHIGQVQENQGERLIELGRRAVEEDGADVLILAGAPLAGLARSVADRMPVPALDGVTCALIQAQAMVDMAAQTPAAGSYTQPPTKPCQGLGAPLAALVGRQPVDA encoded by the coding sequence ATGAAACTGCTGGTCATCAATCCCAATACGTCCCAGGACGTGACGCGCCTGATCGAGGCGGAAGCCTCGCGCAGCATTCGGCCCAACACCGAGTTGACCATGGCCACCGCCCCTTTCGGCGTGGCCTATATCGAGACCCGGGCAGAGTCGCTGATTGGCGGTTATGCCGCCATGCAAATTGCGGCAGAGCATTATCAGCAATACGATGCCATTGTGGTTGCCGCCTTTGGTGATCCGGGCCTGACCGCCCTGCGTGAGATCATGCCGATCCCCGTGGTGGGGATGACGGAGGCGGCCGTGCTGAGCGCCTGCCAGCAAGGCGGACGCTTTTCGGTCATCGCCATTTCCCAGCGCATTCAGGCCTGGTACCGCGAATGCATCGCCTCCTATGGCCTTGAAGGGCGTTTGGCGAGTATTCGCGCGTTGGACGAACCGCTGCAGCATATCGGTCAGGTGCAGGAGAACCAGGGCGAGCGTTTGATCGAACTGGGCCGCCGCGCCGTGGAAGAAGACGGTGCCGACGTGTTGATCCTTGCCGGTGCGCCGCTGGCGGGCCTGGCTCGCTCAGTGGCTGACCGTATGCCGGTTCCCGCGCTGGATGGCGTGACCTGTGCCTTGATCCAGGCTCAGGCCATGGTCGATATGGCCGCCCAGACGCCCGCCGCCGGCAGCTATACCCAACCCCCGACCAAGCCATGCCAGGGCCTGGGTGCGCCGCTTGCCGCGTTAGTCGGCCGCCAGCCGGTAGATGCATAA
- a CDS encoding allophanate hydrolase-related protein: MQEEQDITVRMFVNGQALAGGCINFALEGATFLGCVNTAANYRFYSVRDEFPGLLPVREGGANIPGELYDVSYTQLQDRLLPNEPEELELTVIKLEDGSGSLSMRLRESAISLPAVVDITASGGWLAYRKSGQPQRS; this comes from the coding sequence ATGCAGGAAGAGCAGGATATTACGGTGCGTATGTTTGTGAACGGTCAGGCACTGGCCGGTGGTTGTATTAATTTTGCGTTGGAAGGCGCCACGTTTCTAGGCTGCGTTAATACGGCGGCTAACTATCGCTTTTATTCCGTTCGGGACGAATTCCCCGGACTTTTGCCAGTGCGGGAGGGCGGTGCAAATATACCCGGTGAACTGTACGACGTCTCTTATACCCAGCTGCAAGATCGCCTGTTGCCGAATGAACCAGAGGAGCTTGAGCTCACGGTCATCAAGCTGGAAGACGGTTCGGGCTCATTGAGCATGCGCCTAAGAGAGTCGGCGATCAGCCTGCCGGCCGTGGTGGATATCACGGCGAGTGGTGGCTGGCTTGCCTATCGGAAAAGTGGGCAGCCGCAGCGTTCATAA
- a CDS encoding ferritin-like domain-containing protein, which translates to MPNQPFLTDIKTIRERARQHIERGAVTEGYTADRENVISLLNEALATEIVCTLRYKRHYYMADGLSASIAKAEFLEHAQQEQQHADWLAERIVQLGGAPNFSPEGLLSRSHAEYTEGDSLREMIKEDLIAERIAIDSYREIATYLGDKDPTSRRVMEDILAQEEEHADDMAGLLEGLDNSTNRNA; encoded by the coding sequence ATGCCGAATCAACCATTTCTGACTGATATCAAGACCATCCGCGAACGTGCCCGCCAGCATATCGAGCGTGGGGCGGTCACCGAGGGCTATACCGCGGATCGTGAAAACGTCATCAGCCTGCTGAACGAGGCGCTGGCCACGGAAATTGTCTGCACGCTGCGCTACAAGCGCCATTACTATATGGCCGACGGCCTGAGCGCGAGCATCGCCAAGGCCGAGTTTCTGGAACACGCCCAGCAGGAACAGCAGCACGCCGACTGGCTGGCAGAGCGCATCGTGCAGCTGGGCGGCGCGCCGAACTTCTCGCCGGAGGGGCTGTTAAGCCGCTCCCACGCGGAATATACCGAAGGCGACTCGCTGCGCGAAATGATCAAGGAAGACCTGATTGCCGAGCGTATTGCCATCGATAGCTACCGGGAAATCGCCACGTATCTGGGCGATAAAGACCCGACCTCACGGCGAGTGATGGAAGATATTCTGGCGCAGGAAGAAGAACACGCCGACGATATGGCCGGCCTGCTAGAAGGGCTGGATAACAGCACTAACCGTAACGCTTAA
- a CDS encoding GntP family permease: MGLVLILLVVVGFIVLATSKWKMHPFLALLGASFIAAFAYRLPIDSVVDTITSGFGGILGYIGLVIVLGTIIGVILEKSGAAITMADFMIARLGERFPTLTMSAIGYIVSVPVFCDSGFIILNSLKESLAKKLHTSSITMSVALATGLYATHTFVPPTPGPIAAAGNLGLESNLGLVIAAGIPIAAVAAVAGMLWAKRFANTEPDVQDTQPDAADQQQDWEALRASYGRLPSPMAAFAPIVMPILLICIGTVARLPASPFGEGTAMAVLSLLGQPLTALLIGLLLSCVLLKSDNKIVEFSDRISEGIVSAAPILLITGAGGAFGAVLSASPLGDYLGSTLSTLGIGILMPFIVSAGLKSAQGSSTVALVTTSALVAPMVDSLGLGSDIGRTLTVMAIGAGAMTVSHANDSFFWVVSRFSRMSVGLAYRAQTLATLVQGVTAMCLIYVLSLVLL, from the coding sequence ATGGGGCTGGTCTTGATATTGCTGGTCGTGGTGGGGTTTATCGTGCTGGCCACCAGCAAGTGGAAAATGCATCCGTTTCTGGCGCTGCTGGGGGCGTCTTTTATCGCGGCGTTTGCCTACCGTTTGCCGATTGACTCGGTGGTCGACACGATCACTTCAGGGTTCGGGGGCATTCTTGGCTACATTGGCCTGGTGATCGTACTGGGCACCATCATCGGCGTGATTCTGGAAAAAAGCGGGGCGGCCATCACCATGGCCGATTTCATGATTGCACGGCTCGGTGAGCGCTTTCCTACGCTGACCATGTCGGCCATTGGCTATATTGTATCGGTGCCGGTTTTTTGCGATTCCGGTTTTATCATCCTCAATTCGCTTAAAGAGTCTCTGGCCAAAAAGCTTCATACATCGTCGATTACGATGAGCGTTGCACTGGCGACCGGGCTTTATGCCACGCACACCTTTGTTCCGCCAACGCCTGGGCCCATTGCCGCGGCGGGTAATCTGGGGCTGGAATCCAATCTCGGGCTGGTGATTGCCGCGGGTATTCCCATTGCCGCGGTGGCTGCCGTGGCCGGCATGCTTTGGGCCAAGCGTTTTGCCAATACCGAGCCCGATGTGCAGGATACGCAGCCGGACGCTGCTGACCAGCAGCAGGATTGGGAGGCACTCAGGGCCAGCTATGGCCGCCTGCCAAGCCCGATGGCGGCGTTCGCGCCCATCGTGATGCCTATTCTGTTGATCTGTATCGGTACGGTTGCGCGCCTGCCGGCATCGCCTTTCGGCGAAGGCACGGCCATGGCGGTGCTAAGCCTGCTGGGCCAGCCGCTAACCGCTTTGCTGATTGGCCTGCTACTGTCCTGCGTGCTGCTGAAAAGTGATAACAAGATCGTCGAATTCAGCGATCGCATTAGTGAAGGCATTGTATCGGCCGCGCCCATTTTGCTGATTACCGGTGCCGGTGGCGCGTTTGGTGCCGTGCTGAGTGCTTCGCCGCTGGGGGATTATCTGGGCAGTACGCTCTCAACGTTGGGCATCGGTATTTTGATGCCGTTTATCGTCTCGGCGGGTTTGAAGTCGGCGCAGGGGTCTTCCACCGTTGCGCTGGTTACCACCTCGGCGCTGGTGGCTCCCATGGTTGACTCTCTGGGGCTGGGCAGTGATATCGGGCGTACGCTCACCGTCATGGCCATTGGTGCGGGTGCCATGACCGTCTCACACGCCAATGACAGTTTCTTCTGGGTAGTGTCCCGCTTCAGCCGTATGAGCGTAGGGCTGGCGTACCGCGCGCAAACGCTTGCCACTCTGGTTCAGGGTGTTACCGCGATGTGCTTGATCTACGTGCTATCGCTGGTGTTGCTGTAA
- the trxA gene encoding thioredoxin, whose protein sequence is MAQGKLKKVHDMNNLTAVDESSYVDEVVESQKPVLIKFWAPWCAPCKILDPVVESIAEEQGEALKVVTLNVDEAPGLAAQHGVRSLPTVTLLKGGEKLEALSGVQSKASLDALLTRHIQG, encoded by the coding sequence GTGGCACAAGGTAAACTGAAAAAGGTACACGACATGAACAACCTGACAGCGGTCGATGAAAGCAGCTATGTCGATGAAGTAGTGGAAAGCCAAAAACCAGTGCTAATCAAATTCTGGGCACCGTGGTGCGCTCCCTGCAAAATACTTGATCCGGTGGTCGAATCCATCGCCGAGGAGCAGGGGGAGGCCCTCAAAGTGGTGACCCTCAATGTCGATGAGGCACCGGGCCTCGCCGCTCAACACGGCGTACGCAGCCTGCCTACCGTGACACTGCTCAAGGGGGGAGAAAAACTCGAAGCACTCAGCGGCGTGCAATCCAAGGCAAGCCTTGACGCTCTTCTGACTCGCCACATCCAAGGCTAA
- a CDS encoding serine hydrolase domain-containing protein → MPFTAVAASQSAPATDIPVATPESQGVDSATLMALSQWLREENYDIRSLLVVKDNALIFERYTNELTRDHNYELYSVTKTVVALLAGMLIEEGRIGLDDDIASIITDARPDLAEQVADKQAIQLRHVLSMASGLAYDFDPEDDPIYFGSPDRLKLVANTDTHFAPGSDFEYTDVNPVFATAMLSAAANEPLQEYAAEQLFQPLGMKNYAWERADEQGLVSGGWGLRLRPTDMAKLGELIINKGTWQGEQLVPAAWIEKMSTPKAARDFGYYLWINHIVDTEPSLTMMGFKGQFVTMLPERNAVVVMTSMLPIEGGLRHAKNVRIFRDIVNDYVIPGLEAGAPEANAQAGKQALTEELNASLASQPDPGVFADPTDTPQR, encoded by the coding sequence TTGCCGTTTACCGCCGTGGCCGCGAGCCAGAGCGCGCCGGCCACTGATATCCCCGTGGCCACGCCAGAAAGTCAGGGGGTCGATTCCGCCACATTGATGGCGCTCTCCCAATGGCTGCGTGAGGAAAACTACGACATTCGCAGCCTGCTGGTGGTCAAGGATAACGCGCTGATCTTTGAGCGCTACACCAATGAGCTGACCCGGGATCACAACTATGAGCTGTATTCCGTGACCAAAACCGTGGTCGCGTTACTGGCCGGCATGCTGATCGAGGAGGGCCGCATTGGACTCGATGACGATATCGCCTCGATTATCACCGACGCGCGGCCAGACCTGGCAGAGCAGGTAGCGGATAAGCAGGCCATCCAGTTGCGCCATGTGCTGTCGATGGCGTCAGGCCTGGCCTACGATTTCGACCCGGAAGACGACCCCATTTATTTTGGCTCGCCGGATCGTTTGAAGCTGGTCGCGAATACCGACACGCACTTTGCGCCGGGCAGCGACTTTGAATACACCGACGTGAACCCGGTTTTTGCGACTGCCATGCTGAGCGCCGCTGCGAATGAGCCTCTCCAGGAGTACGCCGCGGAGCAGCTGTTTCAACCGCTGGGTATGAAAAATTACGCGTGGGAACGCGCCGACGAGCAAGGGCTGGTGTCAGGCGGGTGGGGCTTGCGCTTACGGCCCACCGACATGGCCAAGCTCGGCGAGCTGATTATCAACAAGGGCACGTGGCAGGGCGAGCAGCTCGTTCCGGCAGCATGGATCGAAAAAATGAGCACGCCAAAGGCCGCCCGGGACTTCGGCTATTACCTCTGGATTAACCACATTGTGGATACCGAGCCGAGCCTGACCATGATGGGGTTCAAGGGCCAGTTCGTCACCATGCTGCCCGAGCGGAATGCCGTCGTGGTCATGACCAGTATGTTGCCCATCGAAGGCGGATTGCGGCATGCCAAGAACGTGCGCATTTTCAGGGATATCGTCAATGACTACGTTATTCCAGGCCTTGAGGCCGGGGCGCCTGAGGCGAATGCGCAGGCCGGGAAACAGGCATTGACCGAGGAGCTTAACGCCAGCCTGGCGAGCCAGCCTGATCCCGGCGTGTTCGCCGACCCCACGGATACGCCACAGCGCTGA
- a CDS encoding carboxymuconolactone decarboxylase family protein, which translates to MTEFTLHDKQSAPQESQQLLDASIQTFGMVPNLHAVMAEAPGLLEGYQQLHQLFLDSSFDDEETTVVWQTINVEHACHYCVPAHTGIAKSMKVDDAITDALRNETPLPTARLEALRDFTLAVVRGRGNVDDNAVQAFLKAGFTQRHILEVVLGTAQKVMSNYTNHLADTPIDEPFKKFEWHKVN; encoded by the coding sequence ATGACCGAGTTCACCCTTCACGATAAGCAAAGCGCACCGCAGGAAAGCCAGCAGCTGCTTGATGCTTCCATCCAGACGTTCGGCATGGTGCCGAACCTGCACGCGGTGATGGCCGAAGCACCCGGGCTGCTCGAAGGTTACCAGCAGCTTCACCAGCTGTTTCTGGACAGCAGCTTTGATGACGAAGAGACCACCGTGGTGTGGCAAACCATTAACGTCGAACATGCCTGTCACTACTGCGTGCCTGCCCATACCGGCATCGCCAAAAGCATGAAAGTCGATGATGCCATCACCGACGCGTTGCGCAATGAAACACCGTTGCCCACGGCACGTTTGGAAGCCCTGCGTGATTTCACCCTCGCCGTTGTGCGTGGCCGTGGCAACGTCGATGACAACGCCGTACAAGCATTTCTCAAGGCAGGCTTCACCCAACGTCACATCCTCGAAGTGGTTCTGGGCACGGCGCAAAAAGTCATGAGCAACTACACCAACCACCTCGCCGATACGCCGATCGATGAACCCTTCAAGAAGTTCGAGTGGCACAAGGTAAACTGA
- a CDS encoding TRAP transporter large permease has product MTLSIVITFLVFALLRMPLAFALGLASLVGLFVGDMDFSVMPQRMMHSIDNFPLMAIPLFMLAGELMVAAGILQRLVDFANSLVGRVHGGLAHVAILAGMVLAAVSGAAVASASALGSALVPSMREKYGTGYSSAVVASAANLGAIIPPSNAMIVYALMAGSTVSVGGLFMAGVVPGIILAVGFMGLASFISAKRRYPLSGGNLGLKHILVQTWRALPILLMPIVVVGGIVAGAFTATEGAAIAVIYAIFMGFFVTRQLRLSDLPKAMFNAAVTAAMVGALIAFASTMTFAFTIDLIPMQLASWLKDFTSDPQIFLLLVMGLLILIGMFIESNAAYIMLVPLLAPIAMSYGIDPLLFGFLFVMNLVVGMMTPPVGVLLFVMCGISNISLSELMKSAWPFIAFQYVVLAACFLFPGIVTWLPHALGY; this is encoded by the coding sequence ATGACCTTGTCTATCGTCATCACTTTTTTGGTTTTTGCCCTCTTGCGTATGCCGCTTGCCTTTGCCCTTGGGCTGGCCTCGCTGGTGGGGCTGTTCGTCGGTGATATGGACTTCTCCGTCATGCCCCAGCGCATGATGCACTCCATCGATAACTTCCCCTTGATGGCTATTCCGCTGTTTATGCTGGCCGGCGAACTGATGGTCGCGGCGGGCATCCTGCAGCGCCTGGTCGACTTCGCCAATTCCCTGGTGGGGCGCGTACACGGCGGCCTGGCCCACGTGGCGATTCTTGCGGGAATGGTATTGGCAGCCGTTAGCGGCGCCGCCGTGGCCAGCGCCAGCGCTCTGGGCAGTGCCCTGGTGCCGTCAATGCGTGAGAAGTATGGCACCGGCTATAGCAGCGCGGTGGTGGCCTCTGCCGCTAACCTCGGCGCTATTATTCCCCCCAGCAATGCGATGATCGTCTATGCGTTGATGGCAGGTTCTACCGTCTCCGTCGGCGGGCTGTTTATGGCCGGCGTGGTGCCGGGGATCATTCTGGCCGTGGGCTTTATGGGGCTGGCGTCATTTATCTCGGCAAAGCGGCGCTATCCCTTGTCCGGGGGCAACCTGGGGCTGAAGCATATTCTGGTTCAGACCTGGCGCGCCTTGCCTATCCTGCTGATGCCCATCGTGGTCGTTGGCGGCATCGTGGCCGGTGCTTTCACGGCGACCGAGGGCGCGGCAATCGCGGTGATTTACGCGATATTCATGGGATTTTTCGTCACGCGTCAGCTGCGGCTGTCTGACCTTCCCAAGGCCATGTTTAACGCGGCAGTAACGGCTGCCATGGTCGGTGCGCTGATCGCTTTTGCCTCAACCATGACGTTTGCGTTCACCATCGATCTGATCCCGATGCAGCTGGCCAGCTGGCTAAAGGACTTCACTTCTGATCCGCAGATTTTCCTGCTGCTGGTCATGGGGCTGCTGATCCTGATCGGCATGTTCATCGAATCCAACGCCGCCTACATCATGCTGGTGCCGCTGCTGGCACCGATCGCCATGTCCTATGGCATTGATCCCTTGCTGTTCGGCTTTCTGTTCGTGATGAACCTGGTGGTGGGCATGATGACGCCTCCGGTGGGCGTGCTGCTGTTCGTGATGTGCGGTATCTCCAATATCAGCCTCAGCGAACTGATGAAGAGCGCCTGGCCGTTCATTGCCTTCCAGTATGTGGTGCTGGCGGCATGCTTTCTGTTCCCCGGTATCGTGACCTGGTTGCCCCACGCCCTCGGCTACTGA